From Vigna unguiculata cultivar IT97K-499-35 chromosome 5, ASM411807v1, whole genome shotgun sequence, the proteins below share one genomic window:
- the LOC114185288 gene encoding probable methyltransferase PMT13, whose translation MGHSNSSSPSKRGHARQWRLLDLVSGVFFFLVLLFFVMVFTPLGDSLAASGRQTLLLSGADSRHRHQLVEAVETAGRGVEACPADTADYMPCEDPRLNSQLSREMNYYRERHCPRPEESPLCLIPPPDGYRVPVPWPESLHKIWHSNMPYNKIADRKGHQGWMKLEGQHFIFPGGGTMFPDGAEQYIEKLGQYIPISGGVLRTALDMGCGVASFGGFLLSHNILTMSFAPRDSHKAQIQFALERGIPAFVAMLGTRRLPFPAFGFDLVHCSRCLIPFTAYNASYFIEVDRLLRPGGYLVISGPPVQWHKQDKEWSDLQAVARILCYELIAVDGNTVIWKKPAGETCVPNENEFGLQLCDESDDPSQAWYLKLKKCVSRTSVKGDYAIGVIPKWPERLTTTPPRSTLLKNGVDLFEADTKRWVRRVAHYKNYLKIKLGTQFVRNVMDMNALFGGFAAALKSDPVWVMNVVPAEKPPTLDVIFDRGLIGVYHDWCEPFSTYPRSYDLIHVASIESLIKDPASGKNRCSLVDLMVEIDRMLRPEGTVVVRDAPEVIDKVARIAGGVRWKPTVYDKEPESHGREKILVATKTFWKL comes from the exons ATGGGTCACTCCAATTCTTCGTCGCCGTCCAAGCGCGGCCACGCGCGGCAGTGGCGGCTCCTGGACCTCGTTTCCGGcgtcttcttcttccttgtGCTGCTCTTCTTCGTCATGGTCTTCACCCCGTTGGGCGATTCGCTCGCCGCATCCGGCCGCCAGACGCTGCTCCTCTCCGGTGCTGACTCCCGTCACCGCCACCAGCTAGTGGAGGCGGTCGAGACAGCTGGGCGGGGCGTGGAGGCGTGCCCCGCCGATACGGCTGATTACATGCCGTGCGAGGATCCGAGGCTGAACAGCCAGCTGAGCAGGGAAATGAACTACTACAGGGAGAGGCATTGTCCCAGGCCGGAAGAGTCGCCACTCTGCTTGATTCCGCCGCCGGACGGGTACCGGGTGCCGGTGCCGTGGCCGGAGAGCTTGCACAAG ATATGGCACAGCAACATGCCATACAACAAGATTGCTGACAGGAAAGGTCACCAGGGATGGATGAAACTAGAAGGTCAACACTTTATATTCCCTGGTGGTGGTACAATGTTTCCAGATGGAGCAGAGCAATATATTGAAAAACTTGGTCAGTACATTCCAATAAGTGGAGGTGTTCTGAGGACTGCACTTGATATGGGGTGTGGG GTTGCTAGTTTTGGAGGATTTTTGCTCTCTCACAATATTTTGACCATGTCTTTTGCTCCAAGAGATTCTCATAAAGCTCAAATACAATTTGCTTTGGAAAGAGGAATACCGGCTTTTGTTGCTATGCTTGGTACTAGAAGACTTCCATTTCCTGCATTTGGATTTGACTTAGTTCATTGCTCTAGGTGTTTGATCCCATTTACAGCCTACA ATGCCTCTTATTTCATTGAAGTTGACAGATTGCTTCGCCCTGGTGGATATTTAGTTATTTCTGGTCCCCCTGTTCAGTGGCATAAACAAGATAAAGAATGGTCTGATCTCCAGGCTGTGGCAAGAATCTTGTGTTATGAACTGATTGCTGTAGATGGTAACACTGTGATCTGGAAGAAGCCTGCAGGAGAAACTTGTGTTCctaatgaaaatgaatttggtCTTCAGTTATGTGATGAATCAGATGACCCAAGTCAAGCTTG GTACTTGAAATTGAAGAAATGTGTCAGTAGGACATCTGTAAAAGGAGATTATGCTATTGGGGTAATTCCCAAGTGGCCGGAGAGGTTAACTACAACACCTCCAAGATCCACCCTCCTGAAGAATGGTGTTGATTTGTTTGAGGCTGACACTAAGAGATGGGTAAGGAGGGTGGCTCACTATAAGAATTATCTAAAAATCAAGTTGGGCACTCAATTTGTACGCAATGTCATGGACATGAATGCATTATTTGGGGGTTTTGCTGCTGCCTTAAAATCTGATCCTGTGTGGGTGATGAATGTAGTTCCTGCTGAAAAGCCACCCACTCTTGATGTTATCTTTGACAGAGGTCTCATTGGAGTCTATCATGATTG GTGTGAACCATTTTCAACATACCCTCGTAGCTATGATCTAATCCACGTAGCCAGCATCGAATCCCTTATAAAAGATCCAGCTTCTGGTAAAAACAG ATGTAGTCTTGTTGATTTGATGGTAGAAATTGATCGAATGTTGCGTCCTGAGGGAACTGTGGTGGTTAGGGATGCACCTGAAGTGATCGACAAAGTAGCTCGCATTGCCGGAGGAGTGAGGTGGAAGCCTACCGTTTATGATAAAGAACCTGAATCACACGGCAGAGAGAAGATTCTTGTTGCAACCAAGACTTTCTGGAAGCTCTAA